Proteins encoded together in one Halalkaliarchaeum sp. AArc-CO window:
- a CDS encoding replication factor A (Replication protein A protects and stabilize the intermediate ssDNA that is generated by the unwinding action of a DNA helicase at the replication fork. In addition, SSBs prevent the formation of secondary structures by single-stranded template DNA.) — translation MTELRQHAAEIAEQFSDHLDVDVDEVEERLDNLVSEYRVPVDEARRSVYNSYLDEAGLERDDVTSRGGSQQMQTSDIEEDEQWVDLRVKVVDLWEPRSDSIAQVGLLGDESGTIKFVAFETSDLDHLEEGKTYALSNVVTDEYQGRYSVKLNRTTEITELDEEIEVGDDAETVEGALVDIQSGSGLIKRCPEDGCTRVLQNGRCSEHGDVEGEFDLRIKGVLDDGVETQEVIFDKEATEELTGIALEEAKEMAMDALDTTVVADEMAGRVLGKYYRVSGPMLGRYLLVDEQESPGAVDPEQALVRARSL, via the coding sequence ATGACAGAGTTGCGGCAACACGCAGCGGAGATAGCCGAACAGTTCTCGGATCACCTGGACGTGGACGTAGACGAGGTCGAAGAGCGGCTCGACAACCTCGTGAGCGAATACCGCGTGCCGGTCGACGAAGCACGGCGCAGCGTCTACAACAGTTACCTCGACGAAGCAGGGCTCGAACGCGACGACGTCACCAGTCGCGGCGGGAGCCAGCAGATGCAGACAAGCGACATCGAGGAGGACGAACAGTGGGTCGACCTACGAGTGAAGGTCGTCGACCTGTGGGAGCCCAGAAGCGATTCGATCGCGCAGGTCGGGCTCCTGGGCGACGAGTCGGGGACGATCAAGTTCGTCGCCTTCGAAACCTCCGACCTCGACCACCTCGAGGAGGGGAAGACGTACGCGCTCTCGAACGTCGTCACCGACGAGTACCAGGGGCGCTACTCGGTGAAGCTCAACCGCACGACCGAGATCACCGAACTCGACGAGGAGATCGAGGTCGGCGACGACGCAGAAACCGTCGAAGGCGCGCTCGTGGACATCCAGTCCGGCTCGGGCCTGATAAAGCGATGCCCGGAGGACGGCTGTACGCGCGTGCTCCAGAACGGCCGATGTTCCGAGCACGGCGACGTCGAAGGCGAGTTCGACCTCCGGATCAAGGGCGTCCTCGACGACGGCGTCGAGACCCAGGAGGTCATCTTCGACAAGGAGGCCACCGAGGAGCTCACCGGGATCGCCCTCGAGGAGGCCAAGGAGATGGCGATGGACGCGCTGGACACGACCGTGGTCGCCGACGAGATGGCCGGACGAGTGCTCGGAAAGTACTACCGGGTGAGCGGACCGATGCTCGGCCGGTATCTCCTCGTCGACGAACAGGAATCGCCGGGGGCGGTCGACCCCGAACAGGCGCTCGTGAGGGCGCGATCGCTTTGA
- a CDS encoding RPA family protein → MSQSQTTPTREVARRVFAGEFNDAGYTFKESEDERAPVYLLLPTGEQANRVFLVGTLTEKEDVGEDNEYWRGRIVDPTGTFFVYAGQYQPEAASVLRDLEPPAYVSVVGKPRTFETDDGTVNVSVRPEAITEVDAETRDRWVVETAERTIDRIAAFDDEGNEYARMAREEYDLPVEEYRDAAIAALESLEETEGSDELDSEPTADAGV, encoded by the coding sequence ATGAGTCAAAGCCAAACGACACCCACGCGAGAGGTCGCCCGGCGCGTCTTCGCAGGCGAGTTCAACGACGCCGGTTACACGTTCAAGGAATCCGAGGACGAGCGCGCGCCCGTCTACCTGCTGCTCCCGACAGGAGAGCAGGCGAACCGGGTGTTCCTGGTCGGCACCCTCACCGAGAAGGAGGACGTCGGCGAGGACAACGAGTACTGGCGCGGTCGAATCGTCGACCCGACGGGAACGTTCTTCGTGTACGCCGGACAGTACCAGCCGGAGGCGGCAAGCGTCCTCCGGGATCTGGAGCCGCCGGCGTACGTCTCGGTGGTCGGCAAACCGCGCACGTTCGAAACCGACGACGGCACCGTCAACGTCTCCGTCCGCCCGGAGGCGATCACCGAGGTCGACGCCGAGACCCGCGACCGGTGGGTCGTCGAGACCGCCGAACGGACGATCGACCGCATCGCCGCCTTCGACGATGAGGGCAACGAATACGCCCGGATGGCCCGCGAGGAGTACGACCTCCCAGTCGAGGAGTACAGGGACGCCGCCATCGCGGCGCTCGAGAGCCTCGAGGAAACCGAGGGGTCGGACGAACTCGACTCCGAGCCGACGGCGGACGCAGGGGTATAG
- the hutH gene encoding histidine ammonia-lyase, with protein MTVALDGDSLEVADVVAVARHGEPVSIAPAAREAVREARTRVEDVVSVGDPVYGVNTGFGELVDQRIPPERLEELQSNLLRSHAAGTGRELDREEVRAMLLTRLNALLSGYSGVRIDVVDALAALLNEGVHPVVPSRGSLGASGDLAPLAHLALVLVGEGEADVDIDGSADGTRRLPGDEALATAGLEPLSLRAKEGLALINGTQLTLGLAALFVHDAERLCRAADAAGALTTEVTMGTTASCAPAVHDARPHPGSAESARVVRQLTVESEVVESHRNCDRVQDAYSIRCLPQVHGAVRDAVSHLRDAVEVELDSATDNPLVFPREMVDDRASGTGRAAVVSAGNFHGEPLALPLDYAVGALTELASISERRVDRLLNPALQEPYLPPFLAREPGVESGLMIAQYTAASLVNECRNVGRAATDNVPVSGNQEDHVSMGATAALGARRTLDRARRVVATELLCGVEATEYLDPELSLGDGTESVRQLVRDVVPPLSGDRRLDGDLEAVASLIAEGLLDEVVRETAVESD; from the coding sequence ATGACTGTCGCACTCGACGGCGACTCCCTCGAAGTTGCCGACGTCGTTGCGGTGGCCCGGCACGGGGAGCCAGTTTCGATCGCTCCCGCCGCCCGGGAGGCCGTCCGGGAGGCACGAACGCGGGTCGAGGACGTCGTTTCGGTCGGCGATCCTGTTTACGGGGTAAACACCGGCTTCGGCGAACTCGTGGACCAACGGATCCCACCGGAACGGCTCGAGGAACTCCAGTCGAACCTCCTGCGGAGCCACGCCGCCGGTACCGGACGCGAACTCGATCGCGAGGAAGTCCGGGCGATGCTTCTCACAAGGCTGAACGCGCTTCTTTCCGGTTACTCCGGGGTGCGGATCGACGTCGTCGACGCGCTCGCGGCCCTCCTGAACGAAGGCGTCCATCCGGTGGTCCCGTCGCGGGGGAGCCTCGGAGCGTCCGGCGACCTCGCACCGCTGGCCCATCTTGCGCTCGTACTCGTGGGAGAAGGTGAGGCCGACGTCGACATCGACGGCAGCGCTGACGGGACACGACGACTCCCCGGCGACGAGGCGCTTGCCACTGCGGGACTCGAGCCGCTCTCGTTGCGAGCGAAAGAGGGGTTGGCACTGATAAACGGGACACAGCTCACTCTCGGATTGGCGGCGCTTTTCGTCCACGACGCCGAGCGGCTCTGCCGGGCGGCCGACGCGGCGGGGGCGCTCACGACGGAGGTGACGATGGGAACGACCGCCTCCTGTGCGCCGGCGGTCCACGACGCCCGGCCTCACCCCGGTAGTGCCGAAAGCGCCCGCGTGGTCCGACAGCTCACTGTCGAATCGGAGGTGGTCGAATCCCACCGGAACTGCGACCGGGTGCAGGACGCCTACTCGATCCGGTGTCTCCCGCAGGTTCACGGCGCCGTTCGCGACGCCGTCTCCCACCTCCGGGACGCCGTCGAGGTCGAACTCGACAGCGCGACCGACAACCCGCTGGTGTTCCCCCGCGAGATGGTCGACGACCGGGCGTCCGGAACCGGGCGGGCCGCGGTGGTCTCCGCCGGCAATTTCCACGGGGAACCGCTGGCCTTGCCGCTGGACTACGCGGTCGGCGCGCTCACGGAACTCGCGTCGATCTCGGAACGCCGCGTCGACCGGCTTCTCAACCCGGCGCTCCAGGAGCCGTACCTCCCGCCGTTTCTCGCGCGCGAGCCGGGCGTCGAATCCGGGCTGATGATCGCACAGTACACCGCCGCGTCGCTCGTCAACGAGTGTCGAAACGTCGGCCGCGCCGCGACGGACAACGTCCCCGTCTCGGGCAACCAGGAGGATCACGTCTCCATGGGTGCGACCGCCGCACTCGGAGCCCGGCGGACCCTCGATCGCGCCCGGCGGGTCGTCGCCACCGAGCTCCTGTGTGGCGTCGAAGCGACCGAGTACCTCGACCCGGAGCTGTCGCTGGGGGATGGAACCGAATCCGTCCGACAGCTCGTTCGGGACGTCGTCCCGCCGCTTTCGGGCGACCGTCGGCTCGACGGCGACCTCGAGGCGGTCGCCTCGCTGATCGCGGAGGGGCTCTTGGACGAGGTCGTTCGCGAAACGGCTGTGGAGTCCGATTAG
- a CDS encoding ParA family protein — MTDTDDGDGSLVALVGATGGAGTTRTSVELATTLARGGRSAVVVDAAFATQGLSEYVAGRIAPDVTALVTDETNVPVRSATVELADAPLDDEAQHSFGSVELLPAYAPFERLARAKTPAAAERFEELLAGAADAFDHAIVDVPPVASNQAIAAVSAADTVVAVTPADDHGTDSLVRLRDRLADLDVPVDAAVGVGGELPVAGSSTESSSTESSSTESSSTESSSTESSSFVNSSTMNLSLPGTDPSPHDAPSCLEDDRYGEALVELAESTIGVTLSIAFEPESVRDRVAAAVTDRVGPNATDGS, encoded by the coding sequence ATGACGGACACCGACGACGGAGACGGATCGCTCGTGGCGCTCGTCGGGGCGACGGGTGGTGCAGGGACGACGCGGACGAGTGTCGAGCTGGCAACGACACTGGCACGGGGTGGTCGGTCGGCGGTCGTGGTCGACGCGGCGTTCGCCACCCAGGGGCTCTCGGAGTACGTCGCCGGACGGATCGCCCCCGACGTGACCGCCCTCGTCACCGACGAGACGAACGTGCCGGTTCGCTCGGCGACCGTCGAACTGGCCGACGCTCCCCTCGACGACGAGGCACAGCACTCGTTCGGCAGCGTCGAACTGCTCCCGGCCTACGCCCCGTTCGAACGGCTGGCGCGTGCGAAGACGCCCGCGGCCGCAGAGCGGTTCGAGGAGCTGCTCGCTGGCGCGGCTGACGCGTTCGATCACGCGATCGTCGACGTGCCGCCGGTGGCGTCGAACCAGGCGATTGCGGCGGTGTCGGCCGCAGACACGGTCGTCGCGGTGACGCCGGCCGACGACCACGGAACCGATTCCCTCGTCCGCCTTCGCGATCGGCTGGCGGATCTCGACGTTCCGGTCGACGCCGCCGTCGGCGTTGGCGGGGAGCTGCCGGTCGCGGGTTCGTCGACCGAGAGTTCGTCGACCGAGAGTTCGTCGACCGAGAGTTCGTCGACCGAGAGTTCGTCGACCGAGAGTTCGTCGTTCGTTAATTCTTCGACGATGAATCTGTCGCTTCCCGGGACCGATCCGTCTCCGCACGACGCCCCGTCCTGTCTCGAGGACGACCGCTACGGAGAGGCGCTCGTCGAACTCGCCGAATCGACGATCGGCGTTACCCTTTCGATCGCGTTCGAGCCCGAGAGCGTGCGCGACCGTGTGGCTGCCGCCGTCACGGATCGCGTGGGACCGAACGCGACGGACGGCTCCTGA
- a CDS encoding undecaprenyl diphosphate synthase family protein, producing the protein MGLYDRYLAVRHRLHDAEPPRHVAVAITERDLLEQGAYDTLESFLGWAFEYGGQQVTITVSVLDEVVVPTLERELRDVDAPRPVAVRTPESTEPANAPITVNIGLGGKQEFARAVREIAADVEAGTLDPDSIDEADVSERLVFPDEPDLLIKTGAERLSDFLIWQSVYAELYFTDVNWRDFRKRDYLRALLDFQNRQRRFGR; encoded by the coding sequence GTGGGGCTGTACGATCGGTACCTCGCCGTCCGCCACCGGCTACACGACGCGGAGCCGCCGCGCCACGTCGCCGTCGCGATCACCGAGCGCGACCTGCTGGAACAGGGCGCGTACGACACGCTCGAATCGTTTCTCGGCTGGGCGTTCGAGTACGGCGGCCAGCAGGTGACGATTACGGTAAGCGTGCTCGACGAGGTCGTGGTGCCGACCCTGGAACGGGAACTTCGCGACGTCGACGCTCCGCGTCCGGTCGCAGTCAGGACGCCCGAGTCTACGGAGCCCGCGAACGCGCCGATCACGGTTAACATCGGTCTCGGCGGGAAACAGGAGTTCGCTCGGGCGGTGCGCGAGATCGCCGCCGACGTGGAGGCTGGAACGCTGGATCCGGACAGTATCGACGAGGCGGACGTGAGCGAACGGCTGGTCTTCCCCGACGAGCCGGACCTGCTCATCAAAACCGGCGCCGAGCGACTTTCGGACTTTCTGATCTGGCAGTCCGTCTACGCGGAGCTGTACTTCACCGACGTGAACTGGCGGGACTTCCGGAAGCGGGACTATCTCCGGGCACTTCTGGATTTTCAGAACCGCCAGCGTCGGTTCGGACGGTGA
- a CDS encoding DUF5814 domain-containing protein — translation MAITDKIYVKNHRQLASQLETNLPKGAFAGATLDLLFTGDGLADLDEATRERVLDFAEDFLDCDCENNPYCGCPERKFIRYLLELRAQGMGPDEIVDTMTAEYMVYAYPGDVLSFLDSAVRRLEAVESLSAVEGNDEMERKAREARQALTRA, via the coding sequence GTGGCTATCACCGACAAGATCTACGTCAAGAACCACAGACAGCTCGCCTCGCAGCTGGAGACGAATCTGCCGAAGGGAGCGTTCGCGGGAGCGACGCTGGATCTGCTGTTCACCGGCGACGGGTTGGCCGACCTCGACGAGGCCACCCGGGAGCGGGTGCTCGACTTCGCCGAGGACTTCCTCGATTGCGACTGCGAGAACAACCCGTACTGCGGCTGCCCGGAACGGAAGTTCATCCGGTACCTGCTCGAACTGCGGGCCCAGGGGATGGGTCCCGACGAGATCGTCGACACGATGACCGCAGAGTACATGGTGTACGCGTATCCGGGCGACGTGTTGTCGTTTCTGGACAGCGCGGTCCGGCGGCTCGAGGCGGTCGAGTCGCTTTCGGCGGTCGAGGGAAACGACGAGATGGAACGGAAGGCTCGCGAGGCGCGGCAGGCACTCACCCGAGCCTGA
- a CDS encoding ribbon-helix-helix protein, CopG family gives MGNKNKTISFRVNEDAFETLREIAEERDISLSAVFRDYVDTLVAHGGQVRVVPEHELENMDGEESFPPKVEVPKSFIREHERLELEAEHLREQLEEHKRYVNYLREQLEDEEEDVIQLEDLDGEPDEPSFRLG, from the coding sequence ATGGGCAACAAGAACAAGACCATCTCGTTTCGCGTCAACGAGGACGCGTTCGAGACGCTCCGCGAGATCGCCGAGGAGCGCGACATCTCTCTGTCGGCGGTGTTCCGCGACTACGTGGACACCCTCGTTGCCCACGGCGGCCAGGTTCGAGTGGTCCCGGAACACGAGCTCGAGAACATGGACGGCGAGGAGTCGTTCCCGCCGAAAGTCGAGGTGCCGAAAAGCTTCATCCGGGAGCACGAGCGCCTCGAACTCGAGGCCGAACACCTCCGCGAGCAGCTCGAGGAGCACAAACGGTACGTGAACTACCTCCGCGAACAGCTCGAGGACGAAGAGGAGGACGTCATCCAGCTGGAGGACCTCGACGGGGAACCGGACGAGCCGTCGTTCAGGCTCGGGTGA
- a CDS encoding radical SAM protein — protein sequence MADSDLEVTIVDGYVDEPAHFGVPPYISTYPRFTAGALVDAGVAPGDVTYHTIDALRDDRNRWRDVAGADLLVYVGGMTVPGKYVGGTPAEPEEVRELAWTARGTTLLGGPVRFGVGEENAGAQETRREDLDFDFVAKGDVEAAAHDLVANDLEGFNDRMRDNDELDRWAAAGAFVVEGHPNHPDYLIAELETSRGCAYRCSFCTEPLYGNPSFRTPESVVEEVRALADAGVRHFRLGRQADILAFGGDGEAPNPGALSRLYGGIREAVPDLGTLHLDNMNPVTIVEYPERSREAIRIIAEHNTPGDTAAFGLESADPVVQEENNLLVTAEECLEAVRVVNEVGGWRPGDDSGPETGDPDGDGRRYGPSTDPAPGQNLPKLLPGINLVHGLQGEREETFEHNRRFLERVLEEGLMVRRINIRQVMSFEGTEMSDVGADIARDHKKQFKQYKQEVRETIDRPMLRRVAPPGTVLPDVHLEYHRDGKTFGRQLGTYPLLVGLPGERQLGDSVDVAIVDHGYRSVTGIPFPLDVNAASMDELTAIPGIGRSRAGDLVVNRPHETLPELDDGSVGGADVDLSAFLTVRTDAGGSENPEVPGDSPASGSPASSRR from the coding sequence ATGGCGGATTCGGATCTCGAAGTCACTATCGTCGACGGCTACGTCGACGAACCGGCACACTTCGGCGTCCCGCCGTACATTTCGACGTATCCCCGGTTCACGGCGGGGGCGCTGGTCGACGCCGGCGTCGCTCCCGGCGACGTCACCTATCACACGATCGATGCGCTCCGGGACGACAGGAACCGGTGGCGGGACGTAGCGGGGGCCGACCTCCTGGTGTACGTCGGCGGGATGACCGTCCCCGGGAAGTACGTCGGCGGCACGCCCGCCGAACCCGAAGAGGTCCGGGAACTCGCGTGGACCGCCCGCGGGACGACCCTCCTCGGGGGGCCGGTCCGGTTCGGCGTCGGCGAGGAGAACGCCGGCGCACAGGAAACCCGCCGCGAGGATCTGGATTTCGATTTCGTCGCGAAAGGTGACGTCGAGGCGGCCGCCCACGATCTCGTCGCGAACGACCTGGAGGGGTTCAACGACCGAATGCGCGACAACGACGAACTCGACCGGTGGGCAGCGGCCGGCGCGTTCGTCGTCGAGGGGCATCCGAACCATCCCGACTACCTGATCGCAGAGTTGGAAACCTCCCGCGGCTGTGCCTACCGGTGTTCGTTCTGTACCGAGCCACTGTACGGCAACCCGTCCTTCCGGACGCCGGAGTCCGTCGTCGAGGAAGTCCGGGCACTCGCCGACGCCGGCGTCCGACACTTCCGGCTCGGGCGGCAGGCGGACATCCTCGCGTTCGGCGGCGACGGCGAGGCCCCCAATCCCGGGGCGCTGTCCCGGCTGTACGGTGGGATCCGCGAGGCGGTCCCGGACCTCGGCACGCTGCATCTCGACAACATGAACCCGGTGACGATCGTCGAGTACCCCGAGCGCTCCCGGGAGGCGATCCGCATCATCGCCGAACACAACACGCCGGGGGACACCGCCGCGTTCGGCCTCGAATCCGCCGACCCGGTGGTGCAAGAGGAGAACAATCTACTCGTCACTGCCGAGGAGTGTCTCGAGGCGGTACGGGTCGTCAACGAGGTCGGCGGATGGCGTCCCGGCGACGATTCGGGGCCGGAGACCGGCGATCCGGACGGTGACGGTCGGCGGTACGGCCCGTCGACAGATCCCGCCCCGGGCCAGAATCTCCCGAAACTTCTTCCGGGCATAAACCTGGTCCACGGGCTCCAGGGCGAACGCGAGGAGACGTTCGAACACAACAGACGGTTCCTCGAGCGGGTCCTCGAGGAGGGGCTGATGGTTCGGCGGATCAACATTCGGCAGGTGATGTCCTTCGAGGGGACGGAGATGTCCGACGTCGGCGCTGACATCGCCCGCGACCACAAAAAGCAGTTCAAACAGTACAAACAGGAGGTTCGGGAGACGATCGATCGACCGATGCTGCGGCGCGTTGCCCCGCCGGGGACGGTGTTGCCGGACGTCCACCTCGAGTACCATCGCGACGGGAAGACGTTCGGCCGGCAACTCGGTACGTACCCGCTGCTCGTCGGGTTGCCGGGCGAACGACAGCTCGGGGACAGCGTCGACGTCGCGATCGTGGACCACGGCTACCGGTCGGTGACGGGGATCCCCTTCCCGCTGGACGTCAACGCGGCTTCGATGGACGAACTCACGGCGATACCGGGAATCGGGCGCTCCCGGGCCGGAGACCTCGTCGTGAACCGACCACACGAAACGCTCCCCGAACTGGACGACGGGAGTGTCGGCGGGGCCGACGTCGACCTGTCGGCGTTTCTCACCGTCCGAACCGACGCTGGCGGTTCTGAAAATCCAGAAGTGCCCGGAGATAGTCCCGCTTCCGGAAGTCCCGCCAGTTCACGTCGGTGA
- a CDS encoding DUF92 domain-containing protein → MTNRLRRAGGFAAVSSLALAAPELGQAAAVPFAAIAVLAAFVVDDGPLFELFARPSDRQEGRLYGLAGFSLAAAGLAVFATIPTVPMSESVFAAAVVVVGFGNLGRALVAELSTEEFLEVAGFVAAGFLAATAAQAIVATQLPGRVDLSLFAFLAAVAALVAALLRSMLFPRDDPLVMLSVGLVLWLFAELVLAVSPILVGAGLAITVVLGYVSYALGTASVPGMLTGVLLGLLAVVLGGVGWFLALMAFFAIGGLSSKYRYEEKKARGVAEENEGARGTGNVLANSAVALAAVLGFAATAHGDVPAWPLALAFAGSVATALGDTLSSEIGGLYDDPRLVTTLEPVEPGTDGAITWQGEFAGLAGAAIVAAIAAASMPLGFQPIIGAGIVLAAGFVGMTVDSLLGAAVEGDLLGNQAVNFAATLAGAIAAVGFGVLLAW, encoded by the coding sequence GTGACGAACAGGCTCCGCCGTGCCGGGGGATTCGCTGCGGTTTCGTCGCTCGCACTCGCGGCCCCCGAACTCGGACAGGCGGCCGCTGTCCCCTTCGCGGCTATCGCGGTACTGGCGGCGTTCGTCGTCGACGACGGTCCCCTTTTCGAGCTGTTCGCCCGTCCGAGCGACCGACAGGAGGGTCGCCTGTACGGGCTCGCCGGCTTTTCGCTCGCGGCAGCGGGACTGGCGGTGTTCGCGACGATCCCGACTGTTCCGATGTCCGAGAGCGTCTTCGCCGCCGCCGTGGTCGTCGTCGGGTTCGGCAACCTCGGCCGCGCGCTGGTCGCCGAACTCTCCACCGAGGAGTTTCTCGAGGTCGCCGGGTTCGTTGCGGCGGGCTTTCTTGCGGCGACGGCCGCCCAGGCGATCGTCGCCACGCAGCTTCCGGGGCGGGTCGACCTCTCGCTTTTCGCTTTCCTCGCTGCAGTCGCGGCGCTGGTCGCCGCGTTGTTGCGATCCATGTTGTTCCCGCGGGACGATCCGCTGGTGATGCTCTCGGTGGGCCTCGTCCTCTGGCTGTTCGCCGAACTCGTGCTCGCGGTGTCCCCGATACTGGTCGGAGCCGGACTCGCGATCACCGTCGTGCTCGGGTACGTCTCGTATGCCCTGGGGACTGCCTCCGTTCCGGGCATGCTCACCGGCGTGCTGCTCGGGCTGCTCGCGGTCGTACTCGGCGGCGTCGGCTGGTTCCTCGCGCTCATGGCGTTCTTCGCGATCGGCGGGCTCTCCTCGAAGTACCGCTACGAGGAGAAGAAAGCCCGCGGCGTCGCCGAGGAGAACGAGGGGGCCCGTGGCACCGGGAACGTGCTCGCGAACTCTGCGGTCGCGCTCGCGGCCGTCCTCGGGTTCGCCGCCACTGCACACGGCGACGTTCCCGCCTGGCCGCTGGCGCTCGCGTTTGCGGGGTCGGTGGCGACGGCACTGGGGGACACGCTCTCCTCTGAAATCGGCGGGCTGTACGACGATCCGCGGCTGGTGACGACGCTGGAACCGGTCGAACCGGGAACCGACGGTGCGATCACCTGGCAGGGGGAGTTTGCGGGCCTGGCCGGGGCGGCCATCGTTGCCGCGATCGCGGCGGCCTCCATGCCGCTCGGATTCCAACCGATTATCGGGGCCGGAATCGTGCTCGCTGCGGGGTTCGTCGGGATGACCGTCGACTCTCTGCTCGGTGCCGCAGTCGAGGGCGACCTGCTCGGCAACCAGGCGGTCAACTTCGCCGCCACGCTCGCCGGGGCGATCGCCGCCGTCGGGTTCGGGGTTCTCCTCGCCTGGTGA
- a CDS encoding aldehyde ferredoxin oxidoreductase family protein: protein MGYWKRLLDVDLTTGEHRTVELSDDYVQKYLGGSGFTTRILYDEVGPEVDPLDPENVLAIAPGLLVGPSVPTGSKTTFGFKSPLTGGYGKSIVGAKMGDQLKRAGYDALIVRGACEEPSTLVIEDDDVRVESAEDLWGLDTWETGEKLKETYGSGFRTAVIGPAGENESRISMIECEDRQAGRGGPGAVMGSKRLKGIAVKGTKDIPVARPEELEELNKKWRLETTGRGGTDITGTGNPTVDVQYGTGEAFDAKNTALGIFPTRNWQSGFFKRAYDKLEDPEEDRVSLDPRYWTEEYVDTKRPCPYCTKPCSQFFEAEDTKYGDIAVDGPEYETQYALGGNVEVDDIEAVAKANEICDRLGLDTIDAGNAIAWAMEAAEKDIIDVGDEDVDLEFGNADALLELLRRMASGEGELGQLLMDGHVRAAQRAGAGEEFAVHVKNQAPAGFEARGIKGMALAFGVSPRGADHLTSCLYALEMGGDFWDFENYDRTKMEGKAIALKEMEDLMAVYDITGVCKFTRGITLSEGVRELVNAMTGFDLSRSEFLTAGERMYNLSKAYNVREGFSREDDRLPPRFTETVPDGPSQGAFIDEAEYERELDRYYAVRGWDTQGVPLRETLSQLDIPDVAEEIGVTNEMAV from the coding sequence ATGGGTTACTGGAAACGGCTTCTCGATGTCGATCTGACAACTGGAGAACACCGGACAGTAGAACTGTCCGACGACTACGTCCAGAAGTATCTCGGTGGATCTGGATTCACCACCCGGATTCTCTACGACGAGGTCGGTCCGGAGGTCGATCCACTGGATCCCGAAAACGTGCTCGCGATCGCACCGGGGCTGCTGGTCGGCCCGTCGGTTCCGACGGGGTCGAAGACGACGTTCGGATTCAAGTCTCCGCTCACCGGCGGATACGGCAAGTCGATCGTGGGAGCGAAGATGGGCGACCAGCTCAAACGGGCCGGCTACGACGCGCTGATCGTGCGGGGCGCCTGCGAGGAGCCGTCGACGCTCGTCATCGAGGACGACGACGTCCGCGTCGAGTCCGCCGAGGACCTGTGGGGGCTCGACACCTGGGAGACCGGAGAGAAGCTCAAGGAGACGTACGGCTCCGGCTTCCGGACGGCAGTCATCGGACCGGCCGGGGAAAACGAGTCCCGGATCTCGATGATCGAATGCGAAGACCGGCAGGCGGGTCGCGGCGGACCCGGCGCCGTGATGGGCTCGAAGCGCCTGAAGGGGATCGCGGTCAAGGGGACGAAGGACATCCCTGTCGCCCGTCCCGAGGAACTGGAGGAGCTCAACAAGAAGTGGCGTCTGGAGACGACCGGGCGGGGCGGCACCGACATCACCGGAACCGGGAACCCCACAGTCGACGTCCAGTACGGTACCGGCGAGGCGTTCGACGCGAAAAACACCGCGCTCGGCATCTTCCCGACGCGGAACTGGCAGTCCGGCTTCTTCAAGCGGGCGTACGACAAACTCGAAGATCCCGAGGAGGATCGCGTGTCGCTCGATCCGCGATACTGGACCGAGGAGTACGTCGACACCAAGCGACCGTGTCCGTACTGTACGAAACCGTGCAGCCAGTTCTTCGAGGCCGAAGACACGAAGTACGGCGACATCGCCGTCGACGGCCCGGAGTACGAGACTCAGTACGCGCTGGGCGGAAACGTCGAGGTCGACGACATCGAGGCGGTCGCGAAGGCAAACGAGATCTGCGACCGGCTCGGATTGGACACGATCGACGCCGGCAACGCGATCGCGTGGGCGATGGAGGCAGCCGAAAAGGACATAATCGACGTCGGAGACGAGGACGTCGACCTCGAGTTCGGGAACGCCGACGCGCTGCTGGAGCTGTTGCGTCGGATGGCCAGCGGCGAGGGCGAACTCGGACAGCTGCTGATGGACGGTCACGTCCGGGCCGCACAGCGGGCCGGCGCCGGCGAGGAGTTCGCCGTCCACGTGAAAAACCAGGCTCCCGCCGGGTTCGAGGCACGCGGAATCAAGGGAATGGCGCTGGCGTTCGGGGTCTCACCCCGCGGTGCCGACCACCTCACGTCCTGTCTGTACGCCCTCGAGATGGGCGGGGACTTCTGGGACTTCGAGAACTACGATCGCACGAAGATGGAGGGCAAGGCGATCGCACTCAAGGAGATGGAAGACCTGATGGCGGTCTACGACATCACCGGCGTCTGCAAGTTCACCCGCGGCATCACTCTCTCGGAGGGTGTCCGTGAGTTGGTCAACGCGATGACCGGCTTCGACCTCTCCCGGTCGGAGTTCCTCACCGCGGGCGAGCGGATGTACAACCTCTCGAAGGCGTACAACGTGCGGGAAGGATTCAGTCGCGAGGACGATCGCCTCCCCCCGCGGTTCACCGAGACGGTCCCGGACGGGCCAAGTCAGGGCGCATTCATCGACGAAGCGGAGTACGAACGGGAACTCGATCGGTACTACGCCGTCCGCGGGTGGGACACCCAGGGCGTCCCGCTCCGGGAGACGCTCTCCCAACTGGATATCCCCGACGTCGCCGAGGAGATCGGCGTCACCAACGAGATGGCCGTCTGA